A genome region from Nicotiana tabacum cultivar K326 chromosome 13, ASM71507v2, whole genome shotgun sequence includes the following:
- the LOC142168026 gene encoding F-box protein At5g07610-like, with amino-acid sequence MAKNHIDKRLAVTAAVDVIAGNADLLSEILLRLPARSLIKFTLVCKLWFSIINSMQFRWLQIYIGDAIKVTQSCNGLMMCVISSKTEVFELKLGIVYNSAKNEYHKLPNPYVMYYEVVYGYNLIFDPSEPPYYKALCIKRLGTTFKGHFFGTSDFEVSVYVPGNESLRSCCRFSPPYGMRFDSGVFWNSGIHWIGEYSVYVDAKSEKSL; translated from the exons ATGGCGAAGAACCACATTGATAAAAGACTTGCTGTTACTGCAGCGGTGGATGTTATCGCTGGAAATGCTGACCTTTTATCTGAAATTCTACTCCGTTTGCCTGCAAGATCTCTCATCAAGTTCACTCTAGTATGCAAACTTTGGTTCTCCATCATTAACAGTATGCAATTTAGG TGGCTGCAAATATATATAGGAGATGCAATCAAGGTTACGCAGTCTTGCAATGGCTTGATGATGTGTGTGATCTCCTCCAAAACTGAAGTATTTGAACTCAAACTTGGTATCGTTTACAATTCTGCAAAGAATGAGTATCATAAATTGCCGAACCCCTATGTCATGTATTATGAAGTGGTTTATGGATATAATTTGATATTTGATCCTTCAGAACCACCCTATTACAAAGCTTTGTGTATTAAGCGTTTGGGTACTACTTTTAAGGGTCACTTTTTTGGCACTTCAGATTTCGAAGTGAGTGTGTATGTGCCAGGTAATGAGTCATTGAGATCTTGTTGTCGTTTCTCTCCACCTTATGGTATGCGCTTTGATAGTGGAGTGTTTTGGAATAGTGGAATTCACTGGATTGGTGAATACTCCGTTTACGTTGATGCTAAATCAGAGAAGTCGTTGTGA
- the LOC107764020 gene encoding F-box protein At5g07610-like, which produces MAESHIDKRLAVIVAVDVIARNADLLSEILLRLPALSLIRFSLVCKLWCSIITSLQFRLSHCRTLAFSNALTPSGIYFYDCLTNLQKVESLPLSDNVTSLPPLPLLDPMALKKGDAIEVMQVKVMQSCNGLLMCVMKTKARNIKLGIVYNPANKEWCPLPSPYDKYYGNVYYNLIFDPSEPPYYKALCIKRLGSYWSDVEVSVYVPGSESWRLCCRFSPPYDMRFDSGVFWNGAIHWIGENSSIYFDANSEEVVRKDMPPRPQGQCREKIRYFGEWGGHLHLIQVQSLYAKKFNVLELDKNTWKWSVKYRVHLARLISAFPEMVQQTSSGTQYAFSILSVIRGEKEEDSVLLLTIPGKVIAYNLVLKTAEVVRELPGEIGDALRFNHVCAYQYTESLAPVPALKDLS; this is translated from the coding sequence ATGGCGGAGAGCCACATAGATAAAAGACTTGCTGTTATTGTAGCGGTGGATGTCATTGCTAGAAATGCTGATCTTTTATCTGAAATTCTACTCCGTTTGCCTGCACTATCTCTCATCAGGTTCAGTCTAGTATGCAAACTTTGGTGCTCAATCATTACCAGTTTGCAATTTAGGCTCAGTCATTGTCGTACTCTTGCATTTTCTAATGCTCTAACCCCGTCTGGGATCTACTTTTACGATTGCCTAACCAATCTCCAGAAAGTCGAATCCCTTCCTCTTTCTGATAATGTAACTAGCCTCCCTCCTCTTCCGCTCCTTGACCCAATGGCTTTAAAAAAAGGAGATGCAATTGAGGTTATGCAAGTCAAGGTTATGCAATCTTGCAATGGCCTGTTAATGTGCGTGATGAAAACTAAAGCAAGGAATATCAAACTTGGTATTGTTTACAATCCTGCAAATAAAGAGTGGTGTCCATTGCCGAGCCCCTATGACAAGTATTATGGTAATGTCTATTATAACCTGATATTTGATCCTTCAGAACCACCTTATTACAAAGCTTTGTGTATTAAGCGTTTGGGTTCCTATTGGTCGGATGTCGAAGTGAGTGTGTATGTGCCAGGGAGCGAGTCATGGAGATTGTGTTGTCGTTTCTCTCCACCCTATGATATGCGCTTTGACAGTGGAGTGTTTTGGAATGGTGCAATTCATTGGATTGGTGAAAACTCCTCCATTTACTTTGATGCTAATTCAGAGGAAGTTGTAAGGAAAGATATGCCACCAAGGCCTCAGGGACAATGTAGAGAAAAGATTAGGTATTTTGGGGAATGGGGTGGCCATTTGCATCTTATTCAGGTTCAGAGCCTATATGCCAAGAAATTCAATGTACTCGAATTAGACAAAAATACCTGGAAGTGGTCAGTGAAGTATCGTGTTCATCTTGCTCGGTTAATTTCAGCATTTCCTGAGATGGTTCAGCAGACATCATCTGGCACACAGTATGCTTTTTCCATTTTGTCAGTGATTCgaggagagaaagaagaagattcAGTCCTACTGCTTACTATTCCGGGGAAGGTGATCGCCTACAACTTAGTGCTTAAAACTGCTGAAGTAGTCCGCGAGTTGCCTGGTGAAATAGGTGATGCTTTACGCTTTAATCATGTTTGTGCTTATCAGTATACTGAAAGTTTGGCTCCTGTTCCAGCTCTCAAAGATTTGTCTTAG